Proteins from one Mercurialis annua linkage group LG7, ddMerAnnu1.2, whole genome shotgun sequence genomic window:
- the LOC126657598 gene encoding uncharacterized protein LOC126657598 produces MMRSSNQQQQDHQSRIFYELSALVLNLLRSPPSPSPTSSYSDQSGTGSELRRRRAVGQITPAGFASLMLGISMALMLCGSVTFFIGFILMPWVLGLVMVFYVAGIVSTLSMLGRSILCYVLSPPPPSPTKDQIPSWKLL; encoded by the exons ATGATGAGAAGTTCAAATCAACAGCAACAAGATCATCAATCGAGAATTTTTTATGAGCTATCAGCTTTAGTTCTCAATTTGCTACGCTCACCGCCGTCGCCGTCGCCGACGAGTTCGTATTCGGATCAATCGGGGACTGGTTCGGAGTTGAGGAGGCGGAGGGCGGTGGGGCAGATAACGCCGGCGGGATTTGCGTCGTTGATGTTGGGGATATCGATGGCGTTGATGTTGTGTGGATCGGTGACGTTTTTTATTGGGTTTATATTGATGCCTTGGGTTCTTGGATTAGTGATGGTTTTTTATGTGGCTGGGATTGTTTCTACTTTATCTATGTTAGGCCGTTCGATTCTTTGTTATGTTTTGTCTCCTCCTCCTCCTTCTCCTACGAAGGATCAAATTCCCT CATGGAAACTTTTGTGA
- the LOC126657276 gene encoding uncharacterized protein LOC126657276, whose amino-acid sequence MADWGPVVIAVVLFVLLSPGLLFQLPGNGRIVQFGNMQTSGLSILVHTIIFFALITIFLIAIGVHIYTG is encoded by the coding sequence ATGGCAGACTGGGGGCCGGTGGTGATAGCGGTGGTGCTGTTCGTGCTGTTAAGTCCGGGGTTGCTGTTTCAGCTGCCGGGGAACGGCAGAATTGTGCAGTTTGGGAACATGCAGACCAGTGGGTTGTCTATTTTGgttcatactattatcttttttGCTCTTATTACCATCTTTCTTATAGCTATTGGTGTTCATATTTATACAGGGTAG